A portion of the Campylobacter concisus ATCC 51562 genome contains these proteins:
- a CDS encoding Fur family transcriptional regulator encodes MQYVSLLKQSGLKVTPQRLSVLRILDRHTHPTIDELYDEILKESPSVSLATVYKNLNTLKDEGLVVEVNIVNQKARYDIYEYPHIHVVCESCGSVEDVSYDDAELGKYQEALEKKIGNIIERLNIVASVKSCKYCK; translated from the coding sequence ATGCAATACGTATCATTATTAAAGCAATCTGGGCTAAAAGTCACGCCACAACGCCTTAGCGTTTTAAGAATTCTTGATCGCCACACGCATCCAACGATTGATGAGCTTTATGATGAAATTTTAAAAGAGAGTCCATCGGTTTCTCTTGCGACAGTTTATAAAAATTTAAATACTTTAAAAGACGAAGGTCTCGTAGTTGAAGTAAATATCGTCAATCAAAAGGCTAGATACGACATCTACGAATATCCACATATTCATGTTGTCTGTGAAAGCTGTGGAAGCGTCGAGGACGTGAGCTACGATGATGCTGAGCTTGGCAAATATCAAGAGGCACTAGAAAAGAAGATCGGAAATATAATAGAACGTCTAAACATCGTAGCTAGCGTAAAAAGCTGTAAATACTGTAAATAA
- a CDS encoding class I SAM-dependent methyltransferase, with translation MNKTKKAYDEIPYFSAAFSDCSPVRIEAVAKFLGLKAAGLKEARVLELGSSYGGNILPFAISHKNAKVVGIDISSHQVAEGNKVAKQVGLENFTLLERNFLHMNESDIKELGKFDYIIAHGVYSWVSPNVRDALLATIKALLSNDGIAYVSYNTYPGWKSLDILRDFMLFVSSGNDSKEALARVKSELNFLQDYLKFSLQSQSDVVYKDSMKLLLTQLNFLQSIIAKGNDYYILHDFLEASNEPIYFHKFAKHIDKHGLCYVIDASLNDIFASSTGIYRFDAHIEQNYNSRIKKEQLNDFLFNRSFRKSLIAHKERLGGAEDFEAVLGESELDKIYFAYFSEQPRTKTQEILSKRYPQSLNLSEVKTALGENADEAFVGLLEILNDQNTKISSSKLKALIYEPGKTRLKLRAAAYLEYFLNASSPVISLANELNGKLSLSHEEIKIALKFDGKASLKDIAKSVNLSKDELDKLAFKLSEAYFFEEI, from the coding sequence ATGAATAAAACAAAGAAAGCTTACGATGAAATTCCTTATTTCTCGGCCGCATTTAGCGACTGCTCGCCAGTTAGGATAGAAGCGGTTGCTAAATTTCTGGGACTTAAGGCAGCTGGCTTAAAAGAGGCTAGAGTGCTTGAGCTTGGCTCATCATACGGTGGCAATATCTTGCCATTTGCCATTTCGCATAAAAACGCAAAAGTTGTTGGTATCGACATCTCAAGCCATCAAGTGGCTGAAGGTAACAAAGTAGCAAAGCAGGTAGGTTTAGAAAATTTTACTCTGCTTGAGCGAAATTTTTTACACATGAACGAAAGCGATATAAAAGAGCTTGGAAAATTTGACTATATTATCGCTCATGGCGTTTATAGCTGGGTGAGCCCAAATGTAAGAGATGCGTTGCTTGCAACGATTAAGGCACTACTTAGCAATGACGGCATCGCTTATGTTTCGTATAATACCTATCCTGGTTGGAAGAGTCTTGATATTTTAAGAGATTTTATGCTTTTTGTAAGCTCAGGCAACGATAGCAAAGAAGCACTTGCTCGCGTAAAAAGCGAGTTAAATTTCTTGCAGGATTATTTGAAATTTAGCCTGCAAAGCCAAAGTGATGTCGTATACAAAGATAGCATGAAGCTGCTTTTAACACAGCTAAATTTCTTACAAAGCATCATCGCAAAGGGCAATGATTATTATATATTGCATGACTTTTTAGAGGCTAGCAACGAGCCAATCTACTTTCATAAATTTGCTAAACATATCGACAAGCACGGACTTTGCTACGTAATAGATGCTTCGCTAAATGATATCTTCGCAAGCTCGACTGGGATTTACCGCTTTGACGCGCACATCGAGCAAAATTACAACTCTCGTATTAAAAAAGAGCAGCTAAACGACTTTTTGTTTAATAGATCATTTAGAAAAAGTCTCATCGCTCACAAAGAGAGGCTTGGCGGTGCTGAGGACTTTGAAGCGGTACTTGGAGAGAGCGAGCTTGATAAGATTTATTTTGCATATTTTAGCGAGCAGCCAAGAACAAAAACGCAAGAAATTTTAAGCAAAAGATATCCACAAAGCCTAAATTTAAGCGAAGTAAAAACGGCACTTGGTGAGAATGCAGATGAAGCTTTTGTGGGACTGCTTGAAATTTTAAATGATCAAAACACTAAAATTTCTTCTTCAAAACTCAAAGCACTTATCTATGAGCCTGGCAAAACTAGACTAAAGCTTAGAGCTGCTGCGTATCTTGAGTATTTTTTAAATGCTAGCTCACCAGTTATCTCTTTGGCAAATGAGCTAAATGGCAAGCTAAGCTTAAGCCATGAAGAGATCAAAATTGCTTTAAAATTTGATGGCAAAGCTAGTTTAAAAGATATCGCAAAGAGCGTAAATTTAAGCAAAGACGAGCTAGATAAGCTTGCTTTTAAATTAAGTGAAGCCTACTTTTTTGAAGAAATTTAA
- a CDS encoding CHAD domain-containing protein — protein MSLEIERKFLLKNSQILDFLKEAGVVFKHLEISQFYTKITQNEETRFRSEEDKFIKTVKIGKDLIREENEEFCEKTEFKKALKNRIGSVILKDRYIFKLNNNPCNIDIFKNELNGLCTFEIEFSDENEAVFFKLPPFLENFCLSDVTCDKRYKNKFLAIHANENEQIDYKRAYKIIKEKEILPNFAANLKSGEALRVLFVSIFKVIIRLKNQYLIDKDEEVLHELRVNLRKVRSILKIFSGVFDEKVTLFFGENFKMLANSTNKKRDLDVFLSFLNEQKHANEPIYFVQKALDLEYENVKSYLGDEENYAFLKEWEIFLNEGEFYKSKLFDVSLSRLGSFKLRTLLVLAQKRLKSLNQDCPNESFHDLRIELKKIRYTYEFLCEIFYFEGLKKYEEKLKQMQEIFGNLQDYDVWLGILKRLPEMPDKERLESKIYKQIYKSREEILKKRLKFIKATRKISRNLKIYYI, from the coding sequence GTGAGTTTGGAGATAGAGCGTAAATTTTTACTCAAAAATTCTCAAATTCTAGATTTTTTAAAAGAAGCTGGAGTAGTCTTTAAGCATCTTGAAATTTCTCAATTTTATACCAAGATAACGCAAAATGAAGAGACCCGCTTCCGAAGTGAAGAGGATAAATTTATAAAAACTGTAAAGATTGGCAAAGATCTAATCAGAGAAGAAAATGAAGAATTTTGCGAAAAAACGGAGTTTAAAAAGGCTCTTAAAAACCGCATCGGTAGCGTCATCTTAAAAGATAGATATATTTTTAAACTAAATAACAATCCTTGCAATATCGATATTTTTAAAAATGAGCTAAACGGGCTTTGTACATTTGAGATCGAATTTAGCGATGAAAATGAGGCCGTCTTTTTCAAGCTGCCACCATTTTTAGAAAATTTTTGCCTAAGTGACGTAACTTGTGATAAAAGATATAAAAACAAATTTCTTGCCATCCATGCTAATGAAAATGAACAAATCGACTACAAAAGAGCCTATAAGATCATAAAAGAAAAAGAAATTCTGCCAAATTTTGCTGCAAATCTAAAAAGCGGCGAGGCGCTAAGAGTCCTTTTTGTTAGTATTTTTAAAGTAATAATAAGGCTAAAAAACCAGTATTTGATAGATAAAGATGAAGAGGTTTTGCATGAGCTTCGCGTAAATTTAAGAAAGGTTAGATCGATCCTTAAAATTTTTAGTGGCGTTTTTGATGAGAAAGTGACACTTTTTTTTGGCGAGAATTTTAAAATGCTTGCAAACTCGACAAACAAAAAGCGAGATTTGGATGTATTTTTGAGCTTTTTAAACGAGCAAAAACATGCAAATGAGCCTATCTATTTTGTGCAAAAGGCTCTAGATTTAGAGTATGAAAATGTAAAAAGCTACCTTGGTGACGAAGAAAACTATGCATTTTTAAAAGAGTGGGAGATATTTTTAAACGAGGGTGAATTTTATAAGTCAAAACTCTTTGACGTAAGTCTTTCGCGCCTTGGTTCGTTTAAGCTTAGAACGCTTTTGGTTTTAGCTCAAAAAAGGCTAAAAAGCCTTAATCAAGACTGCCCAAACGAGAGCTTTCATGATCTTAGGATAGAGCTTAAAAAGATTAGATATACATACGAGTTTTTATGTGAAATTTTCTATTTTGAAGGGCTTAAAAAGTATGAAGAGAAGCTAAAACAGATGCAAGAAATTTTTGGTAATCTTCAAGACTATGACGTCTGGCTCGGTATCCTTAAAAGACTTCCAGAAATGCCAGATAAAGAGAGACTCGAGAGTAAAATTTACAAGCAAATTTATAAAAGTAGAGAAGAGATACTAAAAAAGCGTCTTAAATTTATAAAAGCAACTCGCAAAATTTCAAGAAATTTAAAAATTTACTACATATAA
- the ubiE gene encoding bifunctional demethylmenaquinone methyltransferase/2-methoxy-6-polyprenyl-1,4-benzoquinol methylase UbiE codes for MQKQEKIVDMFNQIAPTYDVANRVLSLGVDVSWRKFACRYMLEIFKERSINIVDVACGTGDMMGLWSEISKEFGVQIKSLTGIDPSSGMLKEARAKFPNFKFIEAYANNTTLASGEAQILSISYGIRNVVERKAALREFNRVLALNGYVVVLEFTKRQKKGLITSLRDFYLSKILPKIGGFISKNKEAYEYLPSSIENFLDAKSFCDELATAGFEIELCKGFSMDISTLFIAKKVREINA; via the coding sequence ATGCAAAAACAAGAAAAAATCGTTGATATGTTTAACCAGATCGCTCCGACTTATGACGTCGCAAACAGAGTGCTAAGTCTTGGCGTGGATGTGAGCTGGAGGAAATTCGCCTGCAGATATATGCTAGAAATTTTTAAAGAAAGAAGCATAAATATCGTCGACGTGGCTTGTGGTACTGGCGATATGATGGGGCTTTGGAGTGAAATCTCAAAAGAATTTGGCGTGCAGATAAAAAGCCTTACTGGCATCGATCCATCAAGTGGCATGCTAAAAGAGGCGAGGGCGAAATTTCCAAATTTTAAATTTATAGAGGCCTACGCTAATAATACAACGCTTGCAAGCGGTGAGGCTCAAATTTTAAGCATAAGCTATGGCATTAGAAATGTGGTTGAGCGAAAGGCTGCGCTTAGAGAGTTTAATAGAGTGCTTGCTCTAAATGGCTACGTAGTCGTACTTGAATTTACAAAACGCCAGAAAAAGGGGCTTATAACCTCGCTAAGAGATTTTTACCTAAGTAAAATTTTGCCAAAAATTGGTGGCTTTATCTCAAAAAATAAAGAGGCGTACGAGTATCTGCCAAGCTCGATAGAAAATTTCTTGGACGCAAAGAGCTTTTGCGACGAGCTAGCCACGGCTGGTTTTGAGATAGAGCTTTGCAAGGGCTTTAGCATGGATATCTCAACACTATTTATCGCTAAAAAGGTAAGAGAAATCAATGCTTAG
- the dxs gene encoding 1-deoxy-D-xylulose-5-phosphate synthase — MNKDVKSLDVNELNALCHDIRDKILATVSKNGGHLSSNIGAVEIIVAMHKIFDVTKDPFIFDVSHQSYAHKLLTGRWESFDTLRKFNGISGYTKPSESKFDYFVAGHSSTSISLAVGAAKAIKLKNEDRIPVAVIGDGSLSGGMAYEALNELGDRKYPCVIILNDNEMSISKPIGALSKYLSQMMAGQFYQKFKGRVEKFLSYMPDSAAYMARRIEEGIRLITPGMFFEELGLEYIGPVDGHDLSALLSTFETAKNMKKPVIVHVQTLKGKGYEFAEGCYENWHGVGPFDLKSGEFIKRQSNKSATAIFSEQLLKMAREHSDIVGVTAAMPTGTGMDALIQEFPDRFWDVAIAEQHAVTSMSAMAKEGFKPFVAIYSTFMQRAYDQVIHDASILNLNITFAMDRAGIVGEDGETHQGAFDISFLNAVPNMVLFAPRCEESMKNVMEFAYSYKGVSAFRYPRGAFILRDEFEAQPLEFGKGEILADAKSDIAFLGYGNGVGRANLVRNLLADKLDVILVDLVFAKPLDSELLLGLAKRTKKWYIFSDSAKKGGIGDIVSAFLQENKISNISVISFEYEDKFIPHGSTADVEKYLGISAEQITKNLLENN; from the coding sequence ATGAATAAAGACGTTAAAAGTTTAGATGTTAATGAACTAAACGCACTTTGTCATGACATCAGGGATAAAATTTTAGCCACTGTTAGCAAAAATGGCGGTCATCTTAGCTCAAATATCGGCGCAGTTGAGATCATTGTAGCGATGCATAAAATTTTTGATGTGACAAAAGATCCATTTATTTTTGATGTGAGTCATCAAAGCTATGCACACAAGCTACTAACTGGACGCTGGGAGAGCTTTGATACGCTTAGGAAATTTAATGGTATCAGCGGCTATACAAAGCCAAGCGAGAGTAAATTTGACTACTTTGTAGCAGGGCATAGCTCGACGTCCATATCTTTAGCAGTTGGTGCTGCAAAGGCGATAAAACTTAAAAACGAAGATCGTATCCCAGTGGCTGTCATAGGAGATGGCTCGCTAAGTGGCGGAATGGCGTACGAGGCGCTAAATGAGCTGGGCGATAGAAAATATCCTTGCGTCATCATCCTAAACGACAACGAGATGAGCATAAGCAAACCAATAGGCGCACTTAGCAAGTATCTCAGCCAGATGATGGCAGGGCAGTTTTATCAAAAATTTAAGGGTAGGGTTGAGAAATTTCTAAGTTATATGCCAGATTCGGCCGCCTATATGGCTAGACGTATCGAAGAGGGCATTAGACTCATCACCCCTGGCATGTTTTTTGAAGAGCTTGGACTTGAGTATATAGGCCCAGTCGACGGACATGACCTTTCAGCGCTTCTTAGTACATTTGAAACTGCCAAAAACATGAAAAAACCAGTCATCGTTCACGTACAGACACTAAAGGGCAAAGGATATGAATTTGCTGAGGGGTGCTATGAAAATTGGCACGGAGTTGGGCCATTTGATCTAAAAAGTGGCGAATTTATAAAAAGACAGTCAAACAAGTCAGCCACGGCGATCTTTAGCGAGCAGCTTTTAAAGATGGCAAGAGAGCACAGCGACATTGTTGGCGTAACGGCTGCGATGCCAACAGGCACTGGCATGGATGCCTTGATACAAGAATTTCCAGATCGTTTTTGGGACGTGGCGATAGCCGAGCAGCACGCAGTTACATCGATGTCAGCCATGGCAAAAGAGGGCTTTAAGCCATTTGTCGCGATATACTCGACTTTTATGCAAAGAGCCTACGATCAGGTCATTCACGATGCTTCTATTTTAAATTTAAACATCACGTTTGCGATGGATAGGGCTGGCATCGTGGGCGAGGACGGCGAAACGCATCAGGGTGCTTTTGACATTAGCTTCTTAAACGCTGTGCCAAACATGGTTCTTTTTGCCCCAAGGTGCGAAGAGAGCATGAAAAATGTTATGGAATTTGCCTACTCTTACAAGGGTGTTAGCGCATTTAGATATCCGCGTGGGGCATTTATCTTAAGAGATGAGTTTGAAGCTCAGCCACTTGAGTTTGGCAAGGGTGAAATTTTAGCTGACGCAAAGAGTGATATCGCATTTTTAGGCTATGGTAACGGCGTTGGTAGGGCAAATTTGGTCAGAAATTTACTTGCTGACAAGCTTGATGTGATATTGGTTGATCTTGTCTTTGCAAAACCACTTGATAGTGAGCTTTTACTAGGTCTTGCAAAACGCACTAAAAAGTGGTACATATTTAGCGATAGTGCTAAAAAAGGCGGTATTGGCGATATAGTAAGTGCATTTCTACAAGAAAATAAAATCTCAAATATAAGCGTCATTAGCTTCGAGTATGAAGATAAATTTATCCCACATGGTTCAACTGCTGATGTTGAAAAGTACCTTGGTATAAGTGCCGAGCAGATTACCAAAAATTTACTAGAAAATAATTAA
- the serC gene encoding phosphoserine transaminase, producing the protein MSRKINFSAGPSAIPLDVLEHAKAEFTDYRGEGYSIMEISHRSKTFEEIHFGAMDKIRKLYGIGDEYEILFLQGGAHLQFSMIPMNLYQGGRAEYANTGVWTNKAIKEANVLGVNVDVVASSEDENFSYIPDVKFSDDADYAYICSNNTIYGTQYKAMPKTKSPLVVDASSDFFARPLDFSSIGLLYGGAQKNAGPSGVTIVILRKDLVDRVSSQNIPMFLRYKTHVEANSLYNTPPTFGIYLLNLTMQHLLDLGGLAEVEKINAKKASTLYDIIDSSNGFYVGHAKKSSRSDMNVSFTIPKDHALEPVFVEEALKEGMLGLKGHRHLGGIRASIYNAVSQSDVEKLGEFMREFARKHS; encoded by the coding sequence ATGAGTAGAAAAATTAACTTTAGCGCAGGTCCAAGCGCGATACCACTAGATGTTTTAGAGCACGCAAAGGCCGAATTTACCGACTACAGAGGCGAGGGCTACTCGATCATGGAGATCAGCCACAGAAGCAAGACCTTTGAGGAGATCCACTTTGGCGCGATGGATAAGATAAGAAAGCTTTACGGCATCGGCGATGAGTATGAAATTTTATTTCTTCAAGGTGGTGCACACTTGCAATTTAGCATGATACCGATGAATTTATATCAAGGCGGCAGGGCCGAGTACGCAAATACTGGCGTTTGGACAAACAAAGCGATCAAAGAGGCAAATGTGCTTGGTGTAAATGTGGATGTCGTAGCAAGCAGTGAGGATGAAAATTTCTCTTACATCCCTGATGTAAAATTTAGTGACGATGCCGACTACGCCTACATCTGCTCAAACAATACGATTTATGGCACACAGTATAAGGCTATGCCAAAGACTAAATCGCCCCTTGTTGTCGATGCTTCGAGCGACTTTTTCGCTAGGCCGCTTGATTTTAGCAGTATCGGCTTGCTTTACGGTGGCGCTCAGAAAAATGCAGGCCCAAGTGGCGTGACTATCGTCATTTTAAGAAAAGACCTAGTTGATCGTGTGAGCAGCCAAAATATCCCTATGTTTTTGCGCTACAAAACGCACGTAGAGGCAAACTCGCTTTACAACACACCGCCAACTTTTGGAATTTATCTTTTAAATTTAACTATGCAGCACCTACTAGATCTTGGCGGACTTGCCGAGGTTGAGAAGATAAATGCCAAAAAAGCAAGCACGCTTTATGACATCATAGATAGCTCAAATGGCTTTTACGTAGGCCACGCTAAAAAATCAAGCAGATCAGATATGAACGTGAGCTTTACGATACCAAAGGATCATGCACTTGAGCCAGTTTTTGTCGAAGAAGCGCTAAAAGAGGGCATGCTAGGGCTAAAAGGTCACAGACATCTTGGCGGTATAAGAGCCTCTATCTACAATGCCGTTAGCCAAAGTGATGTTGAAAAACTTGGTGAGTTTATGAGAGAATTTGCAAGAAAACATAGCTGA
- the xseA gene encoding exodeoxyribonuclease VII large subunit, translating into MLSVSELNEKAKALLEATLDYVEVSGEISRLTKHASGHWYFTLKDEKSSISAVMYRMNNQKVKFLPKDGLKVKIYGKVTIYSPSGSYQLVASAMLPDGEGELELAFRQLKEKLENEGLFDIAAKKEIPNLPKKIALVTSATSAALQDMLKVVTSRWKLSEIYIFDALTQGENAPSSLIKALKRADRYGVDVIVLARGGGSKEDLWCFNDEDLAREIYATKTPVISAIGHEIDYVISDFVADRRSLTPSAAMLDLLPDEEAFFQYLDRLSDDLDSALSLKITKKQNLLNLLLSKFSSNALKARIELKFSEVANKQNALVNAVQRKILVLGSALGSLEKAYEMRELFFESTKGLIEVRKDGKRVDLRDLKIDDEIELVSQNTHKKAIIKE; encoded by the coding sequence ATGCTTAGTGTTTCTGAGCTAAACGAAAAAGCAAAGGCGCTGCTTGAAGCGACACTTGACTACGTCGAGGTAAGTGGCGAAATCTCGCGCCTTACTAAGCATGCTTCTGGGCACTGGTACTTCACGCTAAAGGATGAGAAGTCAAGCATCTCAGCTGTGATGTATCGCATGAACAACCAAAAGGTGAAATTCTTACCAAAAGATGGCTTGAAGGTCAAAATTTATGGCAAAGTGACCATTTATTCGCCAAGCGGGTCGTATCAGCTAGTGGCTAGTGCGATGCTGCCTGATGGCGAGGGTGAGCTTGAGCTTGCGTTTAGGCAGCTTAAAGAAAAGCTCGAAAATGAGGGCCTTTTTGACATTGCTGCAAAAAAAGAGATACCAAATTTACCTAAAAAAATAGCCCTTGTCACAAGCGCTACTTCAGCGGCACTTCAGGATATGTTAAAGGTCGTGACGAGTCGTTGGAAATTAAGCGAAATTTATATCTTTGATGCCTTAACTCAAGGTGAAAATGCCCCAAGCTCGCTCATAAAGGCTTTAAAAAGAGCTGATAGATACGGCGTTGATGTGATCGTTTTAGCTCGTGGAGGTGGTAGTAAAGAGGATCTTTGGTGCTTTAACGACGAGGACTTAGCACGTGAAATTTACGCTACAAAAACGCCAGTCATAAGTGCTATCGGACACGAGATCGACTATGTTATAAGCGACTTTGTGGCAGATCGTAGGTCGCTTACGCCAAGTGCAGCTATGCTAGATCTTTTGCCTGATGAAGAGGCGTTTTTTCAGTATCTTGATAGGCTCAGCGACGATCTTGATAGCGCTTTAAGCTTAAAGATCACCAAAAAGCAAAATCTGCTAAATTTACTACTTTCTAAATTTTCATCAAATGCCCTAAAAGCTAGGATCGAGCTAAAATTTAGCGAGGTAGCAAACAAGCAAAACGCTCTAGTAAATGCCGTGCAAAGAAAAATTTTAGTCCTTGGCTCGGCCCTTGGCTCGCTAGAGAAGGCTTATGAGATGAGAGAGCTCTTTTTTGAGAGCACGAAGGGGCTTATCGAGGTTAGAAAAGATGGCAAGAGAGTTGATCTTAGGGATTTAAAAATAGACGATGAGATAGAGCTTGTCTCGCAAAATACACATAAAAAAGCAATTATCAAGGAGTAA
- a CDS encoding sulfite exporter TauE/SafE family protein, with protein sequence MLFVELFIIGIGVGYIAGFFGIGGGTVVVPIMVAFGYDIKTAIGISVMQMIFSATFGSYLNYKAGFLKLNRGVVLGFGGLVGASFSGIIVSYAPAILLESLLLATFILSLLKLYFMPNSDGSNANNSLFLLFLVGLFVGALAISIGIGGGVFIAPILVGFLRYELKKAVSMGVFFVMFAAFSGFISLSLSGHISYLEGAFLGLGSLIGAYFGTKKTQAMDKKALKKWFLLFYIAMITLILKDMIFG encoded by the coding sequence ATGCTTTTTGTTGAACTTTTTATAATCGGTATCGGCGTTGGATACATCGCTGGCTTTTTTGGTATCGGTGGCGGCACAGTCGTTGTTCCTATAATGGTCGCCTTTGGATATGACATAAAAACCGCTATTGGCATAAGCGTCATGCAAATGATATTTAGTGCGACTTTTGGCTCGTATCTAAACTACAAAGCTGGTTTTTTAAAACTAAATCGTGGCGTAGTTTTAGGGTTTGGAGGCTTAGTTGGAGCTAGTTTTAGTGGCATTATTGTTTCATATGCGCCAGCGATTTTACTTGAGTCACTCTTGCTTGCAACATTTATCTTATCCCTTTTAAAGTTATATTTTATGCCAAATAGCGACGGCTCAAACGCAAATAACTCACTTTTTTTACTATTTTTAGTTGGTCTTTTTGTGGGTGCTCTTGCCATTAGTATTGGCATCGGCGGGGGCGTCTTTATCGCTCCTATTTTGGTTGGCTTTTTACGCTATGAGCTAAAAAAAGCCGTTTCAATGGGAGTATTTTTTGTGATGTTTGCAGCCTTCTCTGGCTTTATCTCACTTTCATTAAGCGGCCATATTTCTTATTTAGAAGGTGCCTTTCTAGGTCTTGGCTCGCTAATAGGCGCATACTTTGGCACCAAAAAGACACAAGCCATGGATAAAAAAGCACTTAAAAAGTGGTTTTTACTCTTTTACATAGCGATGATAACTCTAATCTTAAAGGATATGATATTTGGCTAA
- a CDS encoding anthranilate synthase component I family protein — MLLEQPLFYYEVIREKFKNSYLAEDKTQTIIGIDCEYIDEKDMDFYGLRSYFDTNRNKSLAPFAGLFGVFAYDGVRYFEYIGEEKAKKYEFPKFIYADAKAYLHFDKMSKIYTFYGDKNKYYDFLLDAKVECKSKEQSKFSIKTDLGKEKKHFEDMVELAKEYIRSGDVFQVVLGELLEISTNMSSLDFYKKLSLTNPSPYMFHFPTPYGDVVGSSPELVFEMKSEQIFVAPIAGTRPRGSDANADAALENELLSDEKELAEHKMLIDLARNDIGRVSEPKSVSVKNAMHIQKYEKVIHIVSDVYGKCAKGFDLFDVLASIFPAGTLSGAPKIRAMQIINELEISERNIYGGGIGFLHFNGDAQVAILIRSAIFVSGENGFSDVFVGAGAGIVYDSKSEREYAEICHKRASVLNVFKNNAKEF; from the coding sequence ATGCTCTTAGAACAACCACTGTTTTATTATGAAGTGATTAGAGAAAAATTTAAAAATAGCTACCTAGCCGAGGATAAGACACAAACGATTATAGGCATTGATTGCGAATACATCGATGAAAAGGACATGGATTTTTATGGGCTTAGAAGTTATTTTGATACAAATCGTAATAAATCATTAGCTCCATTTGCAGGTCTCTTTGGTGTTTTTGCTTATGATGGCGTGAGATATTTTGAATATATCGGAGAAGAGAAAGCTAAAAAGTATGAATTTCCAAAATTTATCTATGCCGATGCTAAGGCCTATCTGCACTTTGATAAGATGAGTAAAATTTATACATTTTATGGAGATAAGAATAAATATTATGACTTTTTGCTTGATGCAAAAGTTGAATGCAAAAGCAAAGAGCAGAGTAAATTTAGTATAAAAACTGATCTTGGTAAAGAAAAGAAACACTTTGAGGATATGGTTGAATTAGCAAAAGAGTATATAAGAAGTGGCGATGTCTTTCAGGTGGTGCTTGGTGAATTGCTTGAAATTTCAACGAATATGAGTAGTCTAGACTTTTATAAAAAGCTCTCACTTACAAATCCAAGTCCATATATGTTTCATTTTCCTACACCTTATGGCGATGTGGTTGGCTCTTCGCCAGAGCTTGTTTTTGAGATGAAAAGTGAGCAAATTTTTGTAGCTCCGATCGCAGGCACAAGACCTAGAGGAAGCGATGCAAATGCAGATGCGGCACTTGAAAATGAGCTTTTAAGTGACGAAAAGGAGCTGGCTGAACATAAAATGCTAATCGATCTTGCTAGAAATGACATTGGCAGGGTTTCAGAGCCAAAAAGTGTATCCGTAAAAAATGCGATGCATATCCAAAAATATGAAAAAGTAATTCATATTGTAAGTGATGTCTATGGCAAGTGCGCCAAAGGTTTTGATCTTTTTGATGTCTTAGCTAGCATATTTCCGGCTGGCACGCTAAGCGGAGCCCCAAAAATAAGAGCTATGCAGATAATCAATGAGCTTGAAATTTCTGAGCGAAATATCTATGGCGGCGGCATTGGATTTTTACATTTTAATGGCGATGCTCAGGTTGCTATTCTTATTCGCTCGGCCATCTTTGTGTCAGGTGAAAATGGATTTAGTGATGTATTTGTAGGGGCTGGAGCTGGTATAGTTTATGACTCAAAGAGCGAAAGAGAATACGCTGAAATTTGCCATAAGCGAGCAAGCGTGCTAAATGTATTTAAAAATAACGCAAAAGAGTTTTAA